From a single Herbiconiux sp. SALV-R1 genomic region:
- the coaE gene encoding dephospho-CoA kinase: MNVIGLTGGIAAGKSTVAKRFADHGAIVIDADKLAREAVEPGTPGLAAIADRFGASVIAADGTLDRAALGAIVFSDDAARLDLNGITHPAVAQLLKERLAEIAERDPDAVVVYDVPLLAETGGRRDGQFGLIVVVEAPAEQRIARLVELRGMSPEEAARRVGSQASDADRRALADIVIDSGGTLAETLQQVDEAWPTLLAHATKG, translated from the coding sequence GTGAACGTCATCGGCCTCACCGGGGGCATCGCCGCCGGCAAATCGACAGTGGCGAAGCGGTTCGCCGACCACGGCGCCATCGTCATCGACGCCGACAAGCTCGCCCGCGAGGCGGTGGAGCCCGGCACCCCGGGTCTCGCGGCGATCGCCGACCGGTTCGGCGCATCCGTCATCGCCGCCGACGGCACCCTCGACCGCGCGGCGCTCGGCGCCATCGTCTTCTCCGACGACGCCGCACGACTCGACCTCAACGGCATCACCCACCCCGCCGTCGCGCAGCTGCTGAAGGAGCGCCTCGCCGAGATCGCGGAGCGCGACCCGGATGCGGTGGTCGTCTACGACGTCCCCCTCCTCGCCGAGACGGGCGGCCGCCGCGACGGCCAGTTCGGCCTCATCGTGGTCGTCGAGGCCCCCGCCGAACAACGCATCGCCCGCCTCGTCGAGCTGCGAGGCATGTCACCCGAGGAAGCCGCGCGCCGGGTGGGGTCGCAGGCCTCCGATGCCGATCGGCGCGCGCTCGCCGACATCGTGATCGACTCCGGCGGGACGCTCGCCGAGACGCTGCAACAGGTCGACGAGGCCTGGCCGACCCTGCTCGCGCACGCGACGAAGGGCTGA
- a CDS encoding DUF4166 domain-containing protein — MAPAPRSPYELTVGSALDDLHPVLRRYVSAVPEGQRGYGNGVFEVVGSPRRWLRPALRMLAAQNIVFPVWEKNVPFTVVNAPLVDRDGRTAVLAVRRFHLGSGPATMIDAITAENPGPDGLVDHLGTDRLLRVRLSARVVRGELHLQSTRLEVRLGSHFFKVPALLAPQVTVVDRYDDTADGGEGAQRVTVRVDAPVLGRLYEYTGTFHYELRPETRAAQNTEDATDARNLTDGPHA, encoded by the coding sequence ATGGCTCCCGCACCTCGATCACCGTACGAGCTCACCGTCGGATCGGCGCTCGACGACCTGCACCCCGTGCTGCGACGGTACGTGTCCGCCGTTCCCGAGGGGCAGCGCGGCTACGGCAACGGCGTGTTCGAGGTGGTGGGCAGCCCGCGTCGCTGGCTGCGCCCCGCCCTCAGGATGCTCGCGGCCCAGAACATCGTCTTCCCGGTCTGGGAGAAGAATGTGCCCTTCACCGTCGTGAACGCGCCGCTCGTCGACCGCGACGGGCGCACCGCCGTTCTCGCCGTGCGGCGCTTCCACCTCGGCTCGGGTCCCGCCACCATGATCGACGCCATCACCGCCGAGAACCCCGGCCCCGACGGGCTGGTCGACCACCTGGGCACCGACCGTCTGCTGCGGGTGCGCCTCTCGGCGAGGGTGGTGCGCGGGGAGCTGCATCTGCAGTCCACCAGGCTCGAGGTGCGGCTCGGCTCGCACTTCTTCAAGGTGCCTGCCCTCCTCGCTCCCCAGGTGACCGTGGTCGACCGCTACGACGACACCGCCGACGGCGGCGAGGGGGCGCAGCGCGTGACCGTGCGGGTCGACGCCCCCGTCCTCGGCCGCCTCTACGAGTACACCGGCACCTTCCACTACGAGCTCCGACCCGAGACGAGAGCGGCGCAGAACACCGAAGACGCAACGGATGCTCGCAACCTGACCGACGGACCGCACGCGTGA
- the rpsA gene encoding 30S ribosomal protein S1 yields MTIATTDKATKQVAINDIGSAEDFLAAVEKTLKFFNDGDLIEGTVVKIDRDEVLLDVGYKTEGVIPSRELSIKHDVDPSEVVQVGDSVEALVLQKEDKEGRLILSKKRAQYERAWGDVEKIKDADGVVTGSVIEVVKGGLIVDIGLRGFLPASLIELRRVRDLTPYLGQEIEAKILELDKNRNNVVLSRRALLEQTQSESRTTFLNNLQKGQVRKGVVSSIVNFGAFVDLGGVDGLVHVSELSWKHIEHASEVVEVGQEVTVEILEVDLDRERVSLSLKATQEDPWQVFARTHAIGQVAPGKVTKLVPFGAFVRVAEGIEGLVHISELSGKHVELAEQVVSVGDEVFVKVIDIDLERRRISLSLKQANEGVDPEGTEFDPALYGMLTEYDEQGNYKFPEGFDPETNEWKEGFDAQREKWEQEYAEAQARWEAHKKQVAASNAEALASDIPSGSSSFSSESTGAGTLADDETLAALREKLSSNN; encoded by the coding sequence ATGACAATCGCAACGACCGACAAGGCAACCAAGCAGGTCGCCATCAATGACATCGGATCTGCTGAAGACTTCCTCGCCGCGGTCGAAAAGACTCTGAAATTCTTCAACGACGGAGACCTCATCGAAGGCACCGTGGTGAAGATCGACCGCGACGAGGTCCTCCTCGACGTCGGTTACAAGACGGAGGGCGTCATCCCTTCGCGTGAGCTTTCCATCAAGCACGACGTCGACCCGAGCGAAGTTGTTCAGGTCGGCGACAGTGTCGAGGCCCTCGTTCTCCAGAAGGAGGACAAGGAAGGCCGTCTCATCCTGTCGAAGAAGCGCGCCCAGTACGAGCGCGCCTGGGGCGACGTCGAGAAGATCAAGGACGCCGACGGCGTGGTGACCGGTTCGGTCATCGAGGTCGTCAAGGGTGGCCTCATCGTCGACATCGGCCTCCGCGGCTTCCTCCCGGCCTCGCTCATCGAGCTCCGCCGCGTTCGCGACCTCACCCCGTACCTGGGCCAGGAGATCGAGGCGAAGATCCTCGAGCTCGACAAGAACCGCAACAACGTGGTCCTGTCGCGCCGCGCTCTGCTCGAGCAGACCCAGTCGGAGAGCCGCACCACCTTCCTCAACAACCTCCAGAAGGGGCAGGTCCGCAAGGGCGTCGTCTCGTCGATCGTCAACTTCGGTGCGTTCGTCGACCTGGGCGGCGTCGACGGTCTCGTCCACGTCTCCGAGCTCTCCTGGAAGCACATCGAGCACGCCTCCGAGGTCGTCGAGGTGGGCCAGGAGGTCACCGTCGAGATCCTCGAGGTCGACCTCGACCGCGAGCGCGTGTCGCTCTCGCTCAAGGCCACCCAGGAAGACCCGTGGCAGGTGTTCGCCCGTACCCACGCCATCGGCCAGGTCGCACCCGGAAAGGTCACCAAGCTGGTGCCGTTCGGTGCGTTCGTGCGCGTCGCCGAGGGCATCGAGGGTCTGGTGCACATCTCCGAGCTCTCGGGCAAGCACGTCGAGCTGGCCGAGCAGGTCGTCTCGGTGGGCGACGAGGTGTTCGTCAAGGTCATCGACATCGACCTCGAGCGTCGCCGCATCTCGCTGAGCCTCAAGCAGGCCAACGAGGGCGTCGACCCCGAGGGCACCGAGTTCGACCCCGCCCTCTACGGCATGCTCACCGAGTACGACGAGCAGGGCAACTACAAGTTCCCGGAGGGCTTCGACCCCGAGACGAACGAGTGGAAAGAGGGCTTCGACGCTCAGCGCGAGAAGTGGGAGCAGGAGTACGCCGAGGCCCAGGCTCGCTGGGAGGCCCACAAGAAGCAGGTCGCGGCGTCCAACGCCGAGGCCCTGGCGAGCGACATCCCCTCGGGTTCCTCCTCGTTCTCGAGCGAGTCGACCGGCGCCGGCACCCTCGCCGACGACGAGACCCTCGCCGCTCTGCGCGAGAAGCTCAGCTCGAACAACTGA
- a CDS encoding epimerase, producing the protein MNAPRPGPRRVVLAGASGFIGTRIAAAYRDEGAEVALLGRDGPDARWGDPRAFAGLVDGADLLINMAGKSVDCRYSAANRAEIFRSRLDTTRALHQAVAQAENPPRLWVNASTATIYRHADDRPMTESEGEIGEGFSVNVATSWEEEFFRGSLPGTRRVALRMAIVLGDGSALAPIRTLARFGLGGPQFDGRWLATRERLAAGTYHRYRPRSRGGRQRFSWIHLDDVIGIIRFLDDHPELEGPVNAAAPNPTDNRTFMASVRRAVGARFGLPTWRWMLELGSAVIRTETELVLKSRWVVPERLQSAGYTFLHPHHDEALAAIIGSPSRSGTRGSR; encoded by the coding sequence GTGAACGCACCCCGCCCTGGCCCCCGCCGCGTCGTGCTCGCCGGCGCCTCGGGCTTCATCGGCACCCGCATCGCGGCCGCCTACCGCGACGAGGGAGCGGAGGTCGCGCTCCTCGGCCGCGACGGTCCCGACGCCCGCTGGGGCGATCCCCGGGCCTTCGCCGGCCTCGTCGACGGTGCCGACCTGCTCATCAATATGGCGGGCAAGAGCGTCGACTGCCGGTACTCCGCGGCGAACCGTGCCGAGATCTTCCGCTCGCGCCTCGACACCACCCGTGCCCTGCACCAGGCGGTGGCGCAGGCGGAGAACCCGCCCCGCCTCTGGGTGAACGCCTCCACCGCCACCATCTACCGCCATGCCGACGACCGCCCGATGACAGAGTCGGAGGGTGAGATCGGCGAGGGCTTCTCGGTGAACGTGGCCACCAGCTGGGAGGAGGAGTTCTTCCGCGGCAGTCTCCCCGGCACCCGGCGGGTGGCGTTGCGCATGGCGATCGTGCTCGGCGACGGCAGCGCGCTCGCGCCGATCCGCACCCTCGCCCGCTTCGGCCTCGGCGGCCCCCAGTTCGACGGCCGCTGGCTGGCCACGCGCGAGCGCCTCGCGGCCGGCACCTACCACCGCTACCGGCCGCGCTCGCGCGGCGGTCGGCAGCGCTTCAGCTGGATCCACCTCGACGACGTGATCGGCATCATCCGTTTCCTCGACGATCACCCCGAACTCGAGGGCCCGGTGAACGCCGCCGCGCCGAACCCCACCGACAACCGCACCTTCATGGCCTCGGTGCGACGAGCGGTCGGCGCCCGCTTCGGCCTCCCCACCTGGCGCTGGATGCTCGAGCTCGGCTCGGCGGTCATCCGCACCGAGACCGAACTGGTGCTGAAGAGCCGCTGGGTCGTGCCCGAACGCCTCCAGTCCGCGGGCTACACCTTCCTCCACCCCCACCACGACGAGGCCCTCGCGGCGATCATCGGCAGTCCGTCACGGTCGGGAACCCGTGGCTCGAGGTAA
- a CDS encoding LuxR family transcriptional regulator gives MTTAQTTHDPDRFVCEERVVAELAADRGVILVGERGSGRTHLMRRVIQRLDDKTRRRLWVGDDVDRLMPAQAEKLVEAVKAGSVLPLLAARTRTVYPVVDELRRAGAVTRVELPALDGAATLQVAERFVGGVIDDSAVPAFVPQRGGGDLVILREALREARSSGALVSDGDGWRLAQGMPRYEELRAVIMQRSAIIAMGTDVEQTLDLICLAPGLGVDRLRSSSAAVSDGEPVSAHFLEQLESEGVIEVRDDDGELRLRMRDPVVELLLPQTLGRLRHRRLCEALVDTLAVQPSEALGSVELVTLARLSLVMGRPVDPVALTAAAELALRTSRTELAHGLASLALAHGAGSAAELILTSAESQLGRWTDALARVQALEIDELEVSQLRAREELFRLISDRLDGANPHWGLVEKTDSQASEQNPVSPVQLNTMALSDEASSAPARPAGVAEAAAVLEGERLAISAAMATLRGQLTTALSLADEAEQVLLSANADPFRARFERIFASAYDLPLDTTISRATALAAEAGARGHGGQQSLAEWMAGIVTFSSGRSAAAVVLLRRALTELARHGHVETGLLARAGLCMALAAAGRPDEAAATLAPLELVSQGQPFLEGWTKQAQAWIEASSGRREAAATMFRAAAEAHREDGLFLSSIVASVEAVRAGAGAEALEGVDTLAPLVEGRCIDVALQFARAMAALLEPGVDTSDPDGVARALALESAGEASATIGLHAYAAEAYSRASRLHAAAARSRDASSAARRADEAIRLCDTPAQLFLSEVVTSPLSSRELEVARLASTGMSNREVADVLVLSIRTVETHMLRIFRKLGIRSRSELSSSLTAATGAPAPLAEAGIGRCTTTLHHTEHKS, from the coding sequence ATGACGACGGCACAGACAACCCACGACCCAGATCGGTTCGTCTGCGAGGAACGGGTCGTCGCAGAACTTGCGGCCGACCGGGGGGTCATTCTCGTGGGTGAACGCGGTTCGGGGCGCACACACCTGATGCGACGGGTCATCCAGCGACTCGACGACAAGACGCGGCGGCGGCTCTGGGTCGGAGACGATGTCGACCGGTTGATGCCCGCTCAGGCAGAGAAGCTCGTCGAGGCAGTCAAAGCCGGATCGGTTCTGCCACTCCTGGCGGCGCGGACTCGCACCGTCTATCCGGTGGTCGACGAACTCCGGCGCGCGGGCGCCGTGACCAGGGTCGAACTCCCGGCTCTCGACGGGGCTGCAACACTTCAGGTGGCGGAAAGGTTCGTCGGTGGGGTCATCGACGATTCCGCGGTACCAGCATTCGTTCCGCAACGCGGCGGCGGAGACCTCGTCATACTCAGGGAGGCGCTGCGTGAGGCACGCTCCTCGGGAGCGCTCGTCTCCGACGGCGACGGCTGGCGGCTGGCCCAGGGCATGCCTCGGTATGAGGAACTCCGTGCAGTCATCATGCAGCGGAGTGCCATCATCGCCATGGGCACAGATGTGGAGCAGACGCTCGATCTCATCTGCCTCGCTCCCGGGCTCGGCGTCGACCGGCTGCGGAGCAGTTCCGCCGCCGTGTCCGACGGGGAGCCTGTCTCTGCTCACTTTCTCGAACAGCTCGAGTCCGAGGGCGTGATCGAGGTACGAGACGATGACGGTGAGCTCCGACTGAGAATGCGCGATCCGGTGGTCGAGCTGCTCCTTCCTCAGACTCTTGGCCGGCTGCGTCACCGACGTCTGTGCGAGGCCCTCGTCGACACCTTGGCGGTACAGCCCTCCGAGGCGCTCGGATCGGTCGAACTCGTCACGCTCGCGAGGCTGTCGTTGGTGATGGGACGGCCCGTGGATCCGGTTGCGCTCACGGCAGCAGCGGAACTGGCCCTCCGAACGTCCCGAACGGAATTGGCCCACGGACTCGCCTCCCTGGCCCTTGCCCACGGCGCCGGGAGCGCCGCCGAGTTGATTCTGACGTCTGCCGAGTCGCAACTCGGTCGCTGGACCGATGCGTTGGCGCGGGTGCAGGCACTCGAGATCGACGAGTTGGAGGTGTCTCAACTGCGCGCCCGGGAGGAGCTGTTCCGTTTGATCTCCGATCGCCTCGACGGCGCGAACCCGCATTGGGGCCTCGTCGAGAAGACCGATAGCCAAGCGTCCGAGCAGAACCCGGTGTCGCCCGTGCAGCTGAACACCATGGCCTTGTCGGACGAAGCATCGTCCGCGCCTGCCCGGCCTGCAGGCGTGGCGGAAGCAGCTGCAGTGCTGGAGGGGGAAAGGCTCGCGATCTCCGCCGCCATGGCGACACTGCGAGGCCAGCTGACGACGGCGCTGTCCCTTGCCGACGAGGCGGAACAGGTGTTGCTCTCCGCCAACGCGGATCCGTTCCGAGCACGTTTCGAGCGCATCTTCGCGAGCGCCTACGATCTGCCGCTGGACACGACGATCTCGCGCGCCACTGCTCTCGCCGCTGAAGCGGGGGCACGTGGACACGGGGGCCAACAATCGCTGGCCGAGTGGATGGCGGGAATCGTCACCTTCTCGTCCGGACGCTCGGCGGCCGCGGTCGTGCTGCTGCGTCGCGCCCTGACCGAGCTGGCCAGACACGGGCATGTGGAGACGGGTCTCCTGGCTAGAGCCGGTCTGTGCATGGCACTCGCCGCCGCAGGCCGGCCCGACGAGGCTGCTGCTACGCTCGCGCCACTGGAGCTCGTGTCTCAGGGCCAACCCTTCCTCGAGGGCTGGACGAAACAAGCTCAGGCGTGGATCGAAGCGTCGTCGGGAAGACGCGAGGCGGCCGCAACGATGTTTCGCGCGGCGGCAGAGGCCCATCGTGAAGACGGGCTGTTCCTGTCGAGCATCGTCGCGTCGGTGGAGGCAGTGCGGGCCGGGGCGGGTGCGGAAGCACTCGAAGGTGTCGACACCCTCGCACCCCTCGTGGAGGGCCGTTGCATCGACGTGGCACTTCAGTTCGCGCGCGCCATGGCAGCTCTGCTCGAACCCGGTGTCGACACGTCCGACCCCGATGGAGTCGCACGGGCTCTCGCTCTCGAGTCCGCTGGCGAAGCATCGGCCACGATCGGGCTTCATGCCTACGCCGCCGAAGCGTACTCTCGCGCATCCCGGCTGCATGCAGCCGCTGCTCGCTCCCGGGATGCGTCGTCGGCCGCCCGCCGTGCAGATGAGGCCATCCGTCTGTGCGACACGCCGGCCCAGCTCTTCCTCTCCGAAGTCGTCACCAGCCCCTTGTCGTCGAGGGAACTCGAAGTCGCACGGCTCGCCTCGACCGGGATGTCCAACAGGGAAGTGGCAGATGTGCTCGTGCTGTCCATCCGTACTGTCGAGACACACATGCTGCGGATCTTCCGCAAACTCGGCATCCGGAGTCGCAGCGAGCTGTCGTCGTCGTTGACCGCGGCGACGGGAGCGCCGGCTCCGCTCGCCGAGGCCGGAATAGGGAGGTGCACGACGACGTTGCACCACACCGAGCACAAAAGCTAG